A portion of the Chondrinema litorale genome contains these proteins:
- a CDS encoding prolyl oligopeptidase family serine peptidase: protein MRRPLHYLIYRVSLMLINLIFLSVYTSIAQAQKSSELSIDKIMDGQDFTGYWPENFFWSEDSKTIFFEWNKEGNAYSSWYKANISSGEVTKASKTDLETQDMDRAEYNQDKTLKAFAKGGDIYFSDLTKKTLIQITQTIDYETNPSFSSDNQYIIYQSGGNIYTWGIKTGITKQWSDFKNGKEPKDERKGSEQDEWLKQDQLQLFEVVRDREENSTARDEYRKSFQPERPKTIYNDGNSFRNISMSPDMAYITYSISERKGNAQNTEAMEFVNESGYSKSLRAREKVGGEESSETFYVYHLKKDTVFTIDTKEIDGIFDKPGFLKDYAKEGEEYKETYDAPRKVSFHGPVFSADGKAIVVVRAADNKDRWIMLLDAETGKLKLLDRQRDEAWIGGPGISGWNYSTGNMGWFPDNKTVWYQSEKTGYSHLYTVNTATGDKKQLTNGKYEVLDSELSADGKEFYLTTNEVHPGENHFYKMSANGKKTEKITDIPGSHQVKISPDGKQLAVKFSSSNKPWEMYYMPFEKGAQMKQLTNSTSEAFNAYSWRVPEIVTFKADDGAEVYARLYKPKNANSDQKAIIFVHGAGYLQNVHKWWSSYFREYMFHNFLVDNGYVVLDIDYRGSAGYGRDWRTGIYRHMGGKDLSDQVDGAKFLVEQHGVDKDKIGIYGGSYGGFITLMALFKNPGVFKAGAALRSVTDWAHYNHPYTANILNTPVQDSIAYKQSSPIYFAENLKDNLLMLHGMIDLNVHFQDIVRLSQRLIELEKENWELAVFPMEGHGFREASSWKDEYKRIFKLFEETLQ, encoded by the coding sequence ATGCGTAGACCATTACATTACCTAATTTATAGGGTAAGTTTAATGTTAATTAATCTGATTTTTTTAAGTGTATATACATCTATTGCACAAGCACAGAAATCATCCGAATTAAGTATAGATAAAATAATGGATGGCCAAGATTTTACTGGCTATTGGCCAGAGAATTTCTTTTGGTCTGAAGACAGCAAAACCATATTTTTTGAATGGAATAAAGAAGGCAATGCTTATTCTTCTTGGTATAAAGCTAACATTAGCTCAGGTGAGGTTACCAAAGCTTCTAAAACTGATCTTGAAACTCAAGATATGGATAGAGCAGAGTACAATCAAGATAAAACATTGAAAGCTTTTGCAAAAGGCGGCGATATCTACTTTAGTGATCTTACTAAAAAAACGCTAATTCAAATCACTCAAACGATTGATTACGAAACCAATCCTTCTTTTTCTTCAGACAATCAGTATATCATTTATCAATCAGGTGGGAATATATACACTTGGGGAATAAAAACTGGAATTACCAAGCAATGGTCTGATTTTAAAAATGGCAAAGAGCCTAAAGATGAAAGAAAAGGAAGTGAGCAAGACGAGTGGTTAAAACAAGATCAGTTACAATTATTTGAGGTAGTAAGAGACAGAGAAGAAAACAGTACAGCTAGAGACGAATATAGAAAATCGTTTCAACCTGAGCGTCCAAAAACTATCTATAATGATGGTAATAGCTTTAGAAATATTAGCATGAGTCCAGATATGGCTTATATCACATATTCTATATCTGAAAGAAAAGGCAACGCACAAAATACAGAAGCGATGGAATTTGTGAATGAGTCTGGTTACTCCAAGAGTTTAAGAGCACGTGAGAAAGTAGGTGGTGAAGAATCGTCTGAGACGTTCTATGTGTATCACTTAAAAAAGGATACTGTTTTCACTATTGACACAAAAGAAATTGACGGCATTTTCGATAAGCCAGGATTTTTGAAAGACTACGCGAAAGAAGGTGAAGAGTATAAAGAAACTTATGATGCTCCTAGAAAGGTAAGTTTCCACGGGCCAGTTTTTTCTGCTGATGGTAAAGCTATTGTAGTTGTTAGAGCTGCCGATAATAAAGATAGATGGATAATGCTACTTGATGCTGAAACTGGAAAATTAAAATTACTAGACAGACAGAGAGATGAAGCATGGATTGGTGGACCGGGTATTTCTGGATGGAATTATTCAACTGGAAATATGGGCTGGTTTCCAGATAACAAAACAGTTTGGTATCAGTCAGAAAAAACAGGGTATTCTCATTTATATACTGTAAATACTGCGACGGGTGATAAAAAACAACTTACAAATGGCAAATATGAAGTGTTAGATAGTGAGCTTTCTGCAGATGGTAAAGAGTTTTATCTTACTACCAACGAAGTACATCCGGGTGAAAATCATTTTTATAAAATGTCTGCCAATGGAAAGAAAACGGAGAAAATTACAGACATTCCTGGCAGCCACCAAGTAAAAATATCGCCAGACGGAAAACAATTGGCAGTTAAGTTTTCATCTAGCAATAAACCTTGGGAAATGTATTACATGCCATTTGAGAAAGGTGCTCAAATGAAACAGTTAACCAACTCTACAAGTGAAGCCTTTAATGCATATTCTTGGCGAGTTCCAGAAATTGTTACCTTTAAAGCTGATGATGGTGCAGAGGTTTATGCAAGACTTTATAAACCAAAAAATGCGAATTCTGATCAAAAAGCCATAATATTTGTACATGGAGCAGGTTATTTACAAAACGTGCACAAATGGTGGAGTAGTTATTTCAGAGAATACATGTTTCATAACTTTTTAGTGGATAATGGTTATGTTGTTTTAGACATAGATTACAGAGGTAGCGCTGGATATGGAAGAGACTGGCGTACAGGCATTTACAGACATATGGGCGGTAAAGACTTGTCTGATCAAGTGGATGGAGCAAAATTCTTAGTGGAACAACATGGGGTTGATAAGGATAAAATAGGTATTTACGGTGGTTCTTATGGTGGTTTTATCACTTTAATGGCACTTTTCAAGAATCCAGGAGTATTTAAAGCAGGTGCAGCACTGAGATCTGTAACAGATTGGGCGCATTACAATCACCCTTATACTGCTAACATCTTAAATACACCAGTACAAGACAGTATTGCATATAAACAAAGTTCACCAATATATTTTGCCGAAAACCTTAAAGATAATTTATTGATGCTTCACGGTATGATAGATTTAAATGTACACTTTCAAGATATTGTTAGACTTTCTCAGCGATTAATAGAGCTAGAAAAAGAGAATTGGGAATTAGCTGTTTTCCCTATGGAAGGACATGGATTTAGAGAAGCATCTAGCTGGAAAGATGAATACAAAAGAATTTTTAAACTTTTTGAAGAAACATTGCAATAA
- a CDS encoding NAD(P) transhydrogenase subunit alpha, with protein MIIEFLRENLLMLYVLTFAVFLGMEIISKVPTVLHTPLMSGANAISGVVIIGAIILIRQAQPDDYLVLTLGFLGIALAMVNVMGGFAVTDRMLDMFKKKKK; from the coding sequence ATGATTATCGAATTTCTAAGAGAGAACCTCTTAATGCTTTATGTGCTAACTTTTGCTGTGTTTTTAGGTATGGAAATTATCTCCAAAGTGCCTACAGTACTTCATACTCCTTTAATGTCTGGAGCAAATGCCATTAGTGGTGTAGTAATTATTGGTGCCATTATCTTAATAAGACAAGCCCAACCTGACGATTACCTTGTATTAACCCTTGGTTTTCTTGGAATTGCATTGGCTATGGTGAATGTAATGGGAGGTTTTGCTGTGACAGACAGAATGCTTGACATGTTTAAGAAAAAGAAAAAATAA
- a CDS encoding 1,4-dihydroxy-2-naphthoate polyprenyltransferase — protein sequence MKSSIADWIEAFRLRTLPLSLASIGMGSFLAASYGNFDPIILTLCITTTIFLQVLSNLANDYGDSKHGADSVDRLGPSRSVQAGKITANAMKNAMILFVLFSLASGIGLLYYSLGVEKILYFLIFLVLGVLSIGAAITYTAGSKPYGYAGLGDISVMIFFGWVGVAGTFYLFTESFTWDILLPASSCGFFATAVLNINNIRDIESDKKAGKRSIPVRIGATKARFYHLILLISGLITAFGYVILHYQTAYQFLFLLVLPFLGLNIKAVYTKKSPSELDPFLKQMALTSLLFVMSFGIGQLI from the coding sequence ATGAAAAGTAGCATTGCAGATTGGATAGAAGCTTTTAGGCTTAGAACATTGCCATTATCATTGGCAAGTATAGGGATGGGGAGTTTTCTGGCAGCTTCGTATGGAAATTTTGATCCTATAATTTTAACTCTCTGTATTACAACTACAATTTTTCTTCAGGTACTTTCTAATCTGGCCAACGATTACGGTGACTCTAAACATGGTGCAGATAGTGTAGATAGATTAGGCCCTTCTAGAAGTGTACAGGCTGGCAAAATAACTGCTAATGCCATGAAGAATGCGATGATACTATTCGTGTTATTTTCTCTTGCCTCAGGAATAGGTTTATTATATTATTCTTTGGGTGTTGAGAAAATCTTATACTTTTTAATATTTCTTGTTTTAGGTGTTTTGTCTATTGGTGCAGCAATAACTTATACAGCAGGTAGTAAGCCATATGGTTATGCAGGATTAGGAGACATTTCTGTAATGATATTTTTTGGTTGGGTAGGAGTAGCAGGTACTTTTTATCTATTCACAGAGAGTTTTACCTGGGATATATTATTACCGGCAAGTAGTTGTGGTTTTTTTGCTACAGCTGTATTAAATATTAATAATATTAGAGATATAGAGTCTGATAAAAAGGCAGGCAAAAGGTCTATACCTGTAAGAATTGGAGCTACAAAAGCAAGATTTTACCATCTGATTCTTTTAATCTCCGGCTTAATAACTGCTTTTGGTTATGTTATTTTGCATTATCAAACAGCCTATCAATTTTTGTTCTTACTTGTGTTGCCTTTCTTAGGTTTAAATATAAAGGCTGTATACACTAAAAAAAGCCCTTCAGAACTAGATCCTTTTCTTAAACAAATGGCTTTAACAAGCTTACTTTTTGTAATGTCTTTCGGGATTGGTCAATTAATTTGA
- a CDS encoding NAD(P)(+) transhydrogenase (Re/Si-specific) subunit beta yields MDNWQTITDFLYLVSIVLFIIGLKKLSHPETAKQGNLIAASGMGLAIVISLLTPMEGASNNYAWIAGGIVVGSVVGYIAAKKILMTKMPEMVSLFNGLGGACSMLIAFVELYNLEPGTSLATGQGATTLFALFIGSISFTGSIVAWGKLDGFLRDSLVLPASQIINIGLLLGIIALNIYASLLPEVSLSLIIILLIVSLVYGVTFVTPIGGGDMPVVISLLNSFTGLGAAGAGLIYGNMVMVTGGILVGASGTILTVLMCKAMNRSLINVVIGGFGSKGAASGSSREEIVKEAAANDLAIQLKYASKVMIVPGYGMAVAQAQHSVHELEKYLEGEGVEVKYAIHPVAGRMPGHMNVLLAEADVDYPKLMELEDANKDMESTDMVLVIGANDVVNPAAKEDPASPIYGMPILDVEKAKSVTVLKRGMSAGYAGIQNQLFFGDRTKMLFGDAKSSINKLIEEVGSV; encoded by the coding sequence ATGGATAATTGGCAAACAATTACTGATTTTCTATACCTAGTAAGTATAGTATTATTCATTATAGGTCTTAAAAAATTAAGTCATCCTGAAACTGCCAAACAAGGTAATCTTATTGCAGCTTCAGGTATGGGACTCGCAATCGTTATCTCTTTACTCACTCCAATGGAAGGCGCTTCTAACAATTATGCTTGGATAGCCGGAGGTATTGTAGTTGGTTCCGTTGTCGGATATATCGCTGCTAAGAAAATTTTAATGACAAAAATGCCAGAAATGGTGTCTCTTTTTAATGGTCTGGGTGGTGCTTGTTCAATGCTTATTGCTTTTGTAGAATTATATAACCTAGAACCCGGTACAAGTTTAGCTACGGGACAAGGCGCAACTACTCTATTTGCTTTGTTTATAGGTTCAATATCTTTTACTGGTAGTATTGTAGCTTGGGGAAAACTCGATGGCTTTTTACGCGATTCATTAGTATTACCAGCTTCTCAAATTATCAATATAGGTTTACTATTAGGTATTATTGCGCTTAATATATATGCGTCTTTATTGCCTGAAGTTAGCCTAAGCTTAATAATTATTCTATTAATAGTTTCACTGGTTTATGGAGTTACCTTTGTTACACCTATTGGCGGTGGAGATATGCCAGTAGTTATTTCATTATTAAACTCATTTACAGGGTTAGGCGCTGCTGGAGCAGGTTTAATTTACGGAAACATGGTAATGGTCACTGGAGGTATTCTAGTTGGAGCTTCTGGTACTATACTTACCGTTTTGATGTGTAAAGCAATGAACAGATCACTTATTAATGTAGTGATTGGTGGATTTGGCTCTAAAGGTGCTGCTTCTGGTAGTTCTAGAGAAGAGATTGTAAAAGAAGCTGCAGCAAACGATCTTGCTATTCAATTAAAATATGCATCTAAAGTGATGATTGTTCCGGGTTATGGAATGGCTGTTGCTCAAGCGCAACATAGTGTGCATGAGCTTGAAAAGTATTTAGAAGGTGAAGGTGTCGAAGTAAAGTATGCCATTCACCCAGTGGCTGGAAGAATGCCAGGCCATATGAACGTATTGTTGGCAGAAGCTGACGTGGATTACCCAAAACTTATGGAATTAGAAGATGCCAATAAAGATATGGAAAGTACAGATATGGTACTGGTTATTGGTGCAAATGATGTAGTAAATCCTGCAGCAAAAGAAGACCCTGCCTCTCCTATCTATGGCATGCCGATTCTTGATGTAGAAAAGGCAAAATCTGTAACTGTATTAAAAAGAGGTATGAGTGCTGGATATGCTGGAATACAAAATCAACTATTCTTTGGTGACAGAACAAAAATGCTATTTGGTGATGCTAAATCTTCTATCAATAAATTAATTGAAGAAGTTGGTAGTGTTTAA
- a CDS encoding YbjN domain-containing protein — protein MDHFEKVKNFLTELECEIVSEDPEEQLVVVNKEEEGILNMVIDCEDPILIIEQFLFDVKTDNTETFKSLLQKNREIVHGAFTLDETGTRVIFRDTLQLENLDLNELEGSLNSLSLLISEYYEELLTFAKA, from the coding sequence ATGGATCATTTCGAAAAAGTAAAAAACTTTCTTACAGAGCTTGAATGTGAGATTGTAAGCGAGGACCCGGAAGAACAACTGGTAGTAGTTAACAAAGAAGAGGAAGGTATCTTAAACATGGTGATTGATTGTGAAGATCCTATCTTAATTATTGAACAGTTCTTGTTTGATGTAAAAACCGACAACACAGAAACATTTAAAAGTTTACTGCAAAAAAACAGAGAGATTGTACACGGTGCTTTTACATTAGACGAAACTGGAACAAGAGTAATTTTTAGGGATACTCTCCAATTAGAAAACCTCGATCTTAATGAACTTGAAGGTTCTTTAAACTCATTAAGCTTATTGATTTCTGAGTATTACGAAGAATTGCTAACTTTTGCTAAGGCTTAA
- a CDS encoding Re/Si-specific NAD(P)(+) transhydrogenase subunit alpha — MKIGVLREEHDSRVALIPDIVSKFVKDGVDILVEKKAGAKAFFDDMSYAEAGGKILAKSDLIKESDVLISITPPSDLTEFKGKVLVSSFQPFNSVYPIEKLAEFNIQAFSMDMIPRTTLAQAMDVLSSMASVAGYRAVLKAAELLPRYFPMLTTAAGSIPPSKVLILGAGVAGLQAIATAKRLGAVVEAFDTRLAAKEEVMSLGAKFVEVEGAKDDKAAGGYAVEQTEEYKIKQKELIKEHIIKSDVVITTAQLRGKPAPKLITKEMVELMRPGSVVIDLASSTGGNCELTVDQQTIKHGDITIFGNSELSAEMPMHASQLYSKNIYNYVSILIKEKEFAPDFNNEIVSGSCIVFNGKVLYGNPEEAKLLTTESSTES, encoded by the coding sequence ATGAAGATAGGTGTACTGCGGGAAGAACACGATTCCAGGGTAGCCCTTATACCCGATATTGTTTCCAAATTTGTTAAAGATGGTGTAGACATTTTAGTCGAGAAAAAAGCTGGAGCAAAAGCTTTTTTTGATGACATGTCTTATGCCGAAGCCGGAGGGAAAATACTGGCAAAATCTGATTTAATTAAAGAATCGGATGTATTAATTAGTATAACCCCTCCTAGCGATCTCACTGAATTTAAGGGAAAAGTTTTAGTCTCATCTTTTCAACCATTTAATTCGGTTTACCCCATTGAAAAACTGGCTGAATTTAACATTCAGGCTTTCAGTATGGATATGATTCCTAGAACCACACTAGCCCAAGCAATGGACGTGCTTTCGTCTATGGCTTCGGTAGCTGGTTACAGAGCTGTATTAAAAGCAGCAGAGTTGTTGCCTAGGTATTTTCCTATGCTTACAACTGCTGCAGGTAGCATCCCTCCTTCTAAAGTTCTAATACTTGGTGCCGGTGTAGCTGGTTTGCAAGCCATTGCCACTGCTAAAAGACTTGGAGCAGTTGTAGAAGCTTTTGATACTCGCTTAGCTGCTAAAGAAGAAGTGATGAGTCTTGGTGCCAAGTTCGTAGAAGTTGAGGGTGCAAAAGATGACAAAGCTGCTGGTGGATATGCTGTTGAACAAACAGAAGAGTACAAGATTAAGCAGAAAGAGCTCATTAAAGAACACATCATTAAATCTGATGTAGTAATTACAACGGCTCAATTAAGAGGAAAACCTGCTCCAAAATTGATCACAAAAGAAATGGTGGAGTTGATGCGTCCGGGAAGTGTAGTAATAGATTTAGCTTCTTCTACAGGTGGTAACTGTGAGCTTACAGTAGACCAGCAAACTATAAAACATGGAGATATTACCATCTTTGGTAATTCTGAGTTATCCGCTGAAATGCCTATGCATGCTAGCCAATTGTATAGTAAAAACATATACAATTATGTAAGCATTCTTATCAAAGAAAAAGAATTTGCACCTGATTTCAATAATGAGATTGTTAGTGGGTCTTGCATAGTTTTTAACGGTAAAGTTTTATACGGAAATCCGGAAGAGGCTAAACTTTTAACTACAGAGTCTTCCACAGAGTCTTGA
- a CDS encoding tetratricopeptide repeat protein: protein MNQQRLEQLLNFLKDDPNDPFLLYAIATEYGEDNPKEALKYYDKLLSEHPSYFATYYHAAALLAEEEEIEKAREVYLKGIEVCKDIGEVKALQEIQNAYQNFLFEYDE, encoded by the coding sequence ATGAATCAACAAAGGTTAGAGCAATTACTTAATTTTTTGAAAGATGATCCTAACGATCCCTTTTTGCTTTATGCAATTGCTACTGAATATGGAGAAGATAATCCGAAAGAAGCTTTAAAATATTACGATAAATTGTTGAGCGAACATCCATCATATTTTGCTACCTATTATCATGCTGCGGCATTATTAGCCGAAGAGGAAGAAATTGAAAAAGCGAGAGAGGTTTATTTAAAAGGAATCGAAGTTTGCAAAGACATTGGTGAAGTAAAAGCATTGCAAGAAATTCAAAATGCTTATCAAAATTTTTTATTCGAATATGATGAATAA
- a CDS encoding sensor histidine kinase, which translates to MKVFLKYIGKIRENFRRYLYVLAVFTVLSLVGGTQVITQSHIGVQKEYAYLLEIAENQKEYTYKIVEALKFYTGSNDEKNKILDYISVYDKYHFILFNEENKSIGVDEVNERLINKLTPHYNRFTNYSKKLLLIDINDESRAKIFDNLVTTKRFLNDDYDLVISRYHHMLSDKINNLQIIELALAGLTILILLFEVIFIFKPTFEDLSFKNKRITYINKELKESIAEKDQLAEELKAGEEELLQYLEHLNAVNQKLTQSEQELKVKNEDLVSINNALDKFVYSVSHDLRSPIASSIGLISIMRKEENIEVLRQYFNLQEKSLTKLDNFISEILDYSRNARLELSKDEIDLDKMIVDVIDQYSYMDYSETIEKTINVNINQEFYSDSKRLHIVFSNLISNSIKYISHRREHPYIHIDITDYREGIKVIIDDNGQGIAEEHLPNIFQMFYRADNEKPGSGLGLHIVQEIVKKMGGDISVKSVQLKGTTFEVYLPNLKVASQKEMAA; encoded by the coding sequence TTGAAAGTATTTTTAAAATATATAGGAAAGATTAGAGAGAACTTCAGACGCTATCTGTATGTTTTGGCTGTCTTTACTGTTTTAAGTTTGGTTGGAGGAACACAAGTAATTACTCAATCACACATAGGAGTACAAAAAGAATATGCCTATCTTCTTGAGATTGCAGAGAATCAGAAAGAGTATACTTATAAAATAGTTGAGGCGCTCAAGTTTTATACTGGAAGTAACGATGAAAAAAATAAAATCTTAGACTACATTTCAGTTTACGATAAATATCACTTTATACTTTTTAATGAAGAAAATAAATCTATTGGAGTAGATGAAGTTAATGAGAGATTGATAAATAAACTAACTCCACACTATAATAGATTTACTAACTATTCTAAGAAGTTATTATTGATTGATATTAATGATGAATCCAGAGCTAAAATTTTTGATAATCTGGTTACTACAAAACGATTTTTAAATGATGATTATGACTTGGTAATATCAAGGTATCATCATATGCTTTCTGATAAAATAAATAATCTCCAAATTATAGAATTAGCCCTAGCAGGACTTACAATTCTAATTTTGCTTTTTGAAGTAATCTTTATTTTCAAACCAACCTTTGAAGATCTTTCATTTAAGAATAAGAGGATTACATATATAAATAAAGAGTTAAAGGAATCAATTGCAGAAAAAGATCAGTTAGCTGAAGAATTAAAAGCCGGAGAGGAAGAATTACTGCAATACTTAGAGCATTTAAATGCGGTCAATCAAAAACTTACTCAGTCTGAGCAAGAGCTTAAAGTTAAAAATGAAGATCTTGTAAGCATTAATAATGCATTAGATAAGTTTGTATATAGTGTTTCTCACGATTTGAGGTCTCCAATTGCATCTTCTATAGGCTTAATTTCGATTATGCGAAAAGAAGAAAATATTGAGGTTTTAAGACAGTATTTTAATCTACAAGAGAAAAGTCTTACCAAGTTAGATAACTTTATTTCTGAGATTCTGGATTACTCTAGAAATGCAAGACTAGAATTATCTAAAGACGAGATTGATCTAGATAAAATGATTGTAGATGTAATAGATCAATATTCTTATATGGATTACTCAGAAACCATAGAGAAAACTATTAATGTTAACATAAACCAAGAGTTTTATTCAGATTCTAAAAGATTACACATTGTTTTTAGTAATCTGATTTCTAACTCTATTAAATACATTAGTCACAGAAGAGAGCATCCTTATATTCATATTGACATTACTGATTATAGAGAAGGTATAAAAGTAATTATCGATGATAATGGACAAGGTATTGCTGAGGAGCATTTACCTAATATTTTTCAGATGTTCTACAGAGCAGATAATGAAAAACCCGGCTCTGGGCTGGGCTTACACATTGTACAAGAAATTGTAAAGAAAATGGGAGGAGATATATCTGTAAAATCAGTTCAACTAAAAGGTACGACTTTCGAAGTATATTTGCCCAACCTTAAAGTTGCTTCTCAAAAGGAAATGGCTGCTTAA
- a CDS encoding PspA/IM30 family protein has translation MSIFKRIFGIASAETHAAIDKLEDPVKMTEQGIRDLKTDLDKSLRALAEVKAVAIRTRKELESSKTTAKDYEGKAVLLLKKAETGQIDITEADRLATEALSRKDQALQQASVNQKSLATQEANVAKMEQNVQRLKSQIGQWENELKTLKARAKVSAASQKLNKQLANIDSSSTVGMLERMKEKVDQQEALAESYGEMADMSTSVDDEIDKALLGSGSSTSAGGSDALAALKAKLASGKDSAAE, from the coding sequence ATGTCAATATTTAAAAGAATTTTTGGAATAGCATCTGCGGAAACACATGCCGCAATAGATAAACTCGAAGATCCTGTAAAAATGACGGAGCAGGGAATAAGAGATTTAAAAACAGATTTAGATAAAAGTTTAAGAGCACTTGCAGAAGTTAAGGCTGTAGCTATCAGAACTAGAAAAGAACTAGAAAGCTCAAAAACTACTGCAAAAGATTACGAAGGCAAGGCTGTGCTTTTATTAAAAAAAGCTGAGACTGGCCAAATTGATATTACTGAAGCAGATAGACTTGCTACTGAAGCATTAAGTAGAAAAGATCAAGCTTTACAACAAGCTTCTGTAAACCAAAAATCTTTAGCTACTCAAGAAGCAAATGTGGCTAAGATGGAGCAGAATGTACAGCGACTTAAGAGTCAAATCGGACAGTGGGAGAATGAACTTAAAACGCTTAAAGCTAGAGCTAAAGTGAGTGCTGCCTCTCAAAAACTTAATAAGCAACTTGCTAATATAGATTCTTCTAGCACAGTAGGTATGCTTGAGAGAATGAAAGAAAAAGTTGATCAACAAGAAGCATTGGCAGAATCTTATGGTGAGATGGCCGATATGTCTACAAGTGTAGATGATGAAATAGACAAGGCATTACTTGGTTCTGGTTCTTCAACTTCTGCTGGCGGATCAGATGCATTAGCCGCTTTAAAAGCAAAGCTTGCATCAGGTAAAGATTCTGCTGCGGAATAG
- a CDS encoding glucosaminidase domain-containing protein has translation MDTNQLIVRPYNVSTNNSNSPINDAYTIEIKEVKSNEFLVFLLVLLAMVLFKINPETDLNTYTQSRSNEILSLDFNKASIVSPVLDNYTTTFDHQNKISNFLEYKQLLTSKYLIENGVSSTCFLKENQLNELHKSIAKKYSNLLINKKSSEITQAQISFLKEEQLGNASFIKIALDMQDKYHIPASVLLAQAMIQTDWGNRMYANNIYNYIENDEIKEYKNYTLAFEDYAKSLSTNSKYASLFTGGKDFKSWTEKLGQIQCDDSLFSLEKDCYNQMEELIKTLHLDLLDY, from the coding sequence ATGGATACCAACCAATTAATCGTAAGACCATATAATGTTTCTACAAATAATAGCAACTCTCCTATTAATGATGCTTATACAATAGAAATTAAGGAAGTGAAATCTAATGAATTTTTAGTTTTCCTATTGGTGTTATTGGCAATGGTATTATTTAAAATAAATCCAGAAACAGATTTAAATACATATACTCAAAGTCGTTCAAACGAAATATTAAGTTTAGACTTTAATAAAGCTTCTATAGTTAGTCCAGTTCTGGATAATTATACAACTACATTCGATCATCAAAATAAAATTTCTAACTTCTTAGAATACAAGCAACTACTCACGTCTAAATACTTAATTGAAAATGGCGTGTCTAGCACATGTTTTTTAAAAGAAAATCAATTAAATGAGCTACATAAAAGCATAGCTAAGAAGTATAGTAATCTCTTAATAAATAAAAAATCATCAGAAATTACTCAGGCTCAAATATCTTTTTTAAAAGAGGAACAATTAGGTAATGCTTCTTTTATAAAGATAGCTTTAGATATGCAGGATAAATATCATATACCAGCATCTGTATTATTAGCACAAGCAATGATTCAAACAGATTGGGGAAACAGAATGTATGCTAATAACATCTATAATTACATTGAAAATGATGAGATAAAGGAATATAAGAATTACACATTAGCATTTGAAGATTATGCTAAATCACTTTCGACAAATAGTAAATATGCTTCTTTATTTACAGGGGGAAAAGACTTTAAAAGCTGGACTGAGAAATTAGGGCAAATTCAATGCGACGATAGCCTATTTTCCTTAGAAAAGGATTGCTACAACCAGATGGAAGAACTAATAAAAACATTGCACCTAGACCTGCTTGACTATTAA